TCGCCTGGGCGGCCGACCAGCCCGAGACCGACCTCACGCCCGGCACCGGCCCGGACGACGCCGTCGTCCAGATCTACACGAGCGGCACCACCGGCCTGCCCAAGGGCGCCGTCCTCGCCCACCGCAGCTTCTTCACACTGCCGCACACGAGCCGCGCCGCGGGCGTCGACTGGATCGACTGGCTGCCCGAGGACGTGGCCCTGATCTCGCTGCCGGGCTTCGGCGTGGCCGGCATCGGCTGGTTCCTGCACACCTTCAACGCGGGCGGCACCAACGTGATCATGCCGCGGTTCGACCCGCAGGAAGCCGTACGGCTCATCCGCACCCACCGCGTGACGACCACCTTCGCGGCCCCCGCGATGCTCCAGGCCATGGCAGCCGAACGCGAGGCGGGCCCCGAGGCGTTCACTTCTCTCCGCAAGATCGCGTACGGCGCGGCCCCCATGTCGGAGACACTGCTCAAGCAGTGCCTGCAGACGTACGACTGCGAGTTCGCCCAGATCTACGCGAGCACCGAGACCGGCAGCGTGGCCGTCTGCCTCCCGCCCGGCGCCCACCACCCCGGCAGCACCAAGCTGACCTCGGTGGGCCGCCCCTGCCCCGGCACCGAGATCAAGGTGATCGCCCCCGACGGCGCACCCCTGCCTCCCGGCGCCATCGGCCAGATCTGCGTCCGCACGCCCTCCCGGATGCTCGGCTACTGGAACCTGCCCGAGGCCACCGCCCGCACCCTCGTGGGGGAGTGGCTGCACATGGGCGACGCCGGCTACCTCGACGAGGACGGCTACCTCCACCTCTGCGACCGCATCAACGACACGATCATCGTCGCCGGACAGAACATCTACCCGGCGGAGGTCGAGAAGGCCCTCGCCGCACACCCTGCGGTGGCCGAGGCCGCGGTGGTCGGCCTGCCCGACGACCGCTGGGGCGAGAG
The genomic region above belongs to Streptomyces sp. CG1 and contains:
- a CDS encoding fatty acid--CoA ligase, which produces MTDIPRERWTLHHSLRAHAGSRPDHPAIVCEGLVTTYDKLHRDSNRAAHALHTSGVRRGDRVAYLGRESANYYLVMIACAKAGAVLVPVNWRLTPNEVDHILRDSGAALVFVDDEFWDTVATVRHQLRGLRRVIRVDGTDADGEPARGAGLLAWAADQPETDLTPGTGPDDAVVQIYTSGTTGLPKGAVLAHRSFFTLPHTSRAAGVDWIDWLPEDVALISLPGFGVAGIGWFLHTFNAGGTNVIMPRFDPQEAVRLIRTHRVTTTFAAPAMLQAMAAEREAGPEAFTSLRKIAYGAAPMSETLLKQCLQTYDCEFAQIYASTETGSVAVCLPPGAHHPGSTKLTSVGRPCPGTEIKVIAPDGAPLPPGAIGQICVRTPSRMLGYWNLPEATARTLVGEWLHMGDAGYLDEDGYLHLCDRINDTIIVAGQNIYPAEVEKALAAHPAVAEAAVVGLPDDRWGESVHAVVVLRPGTTATPRELLLSLRGRIADYKIPGTYHFTDSLPRNPSGKILRRAVREVLTTPPRDPLGHAL